A window of the Tessaracoccus sp. MC1865 genome harbors these coding sequences:
- the groL gene encoding chaperonin GroEL (60 kDa chaperone family; promotes refolding of misfolded polypeptides especially under stressful conditions; forms two stacked rings of heptamers to form a barrel-shaped 14mer; ends can be capped by GroES; misfolded proteins enter the barrel where they are refolded when GroES binds), translated as MAKILAFNEEARRALERGVDALADTVKVTLGPKGRYVVLDQKWGAPTITNDGVTVAKEVELDDPYEDLGAQLAKEVATKTNDVAGDGTTTATVLAQAMVHAGLRAVTAGINPVGLKRGIDKAVEAVVERLRENARVVDTTADMASVATISSRDEQIGELIAEAFDKVGKDGVITVDESQTFGTELEFTEGMQFDKGYLSPYMVTDTDRMEAVLDDPYILINSGKISSMNELLPLLEKVIAAKGTLFIVAEDVDGEALSTLVVNKIRGTFTSVAVKAPAFGDRRKAMLEDIAILTGGQVVAPEVGLKLDQVGLEVLGRARRIVVTKDATTIVDGAGESSEVDGRVAQLRAEIERTDSDWDREKLQERVAKLAGGVCVIQVGAATEVELKEKKHRIEDAVSATRAAIEEGIVAGGGSALIHAGAVLADGLGLEGDELAGVNVVAKSLAEPLRWIAENGGEAGYVITSKVAEMEVGHGYNAKIGEYQDLVANGVIDPVKVTRSALANAASIASLLLTTETLVVDKREDEDA; from the coding sequence ATGGCAAAGATTCTCGCTTTCAACGAGGAAGCCCGCCGCGCTCTCGAGCGCGGTGTTGACGCACTCGCCGACACCGTCAAGGTGACGCTCGGCCCCAAGGGCCGCTACGTCGTCCTCGACCAGAAGTGGGGCGCCCCGACCATCACCAACGACGGCGTCACCGTCGCCAAGGAGGTCGAGCTCGACGATCCTTACGAGGATCTCGGCGCCCAGCTGGCCAAGGAGGTCGCCACCAAGACCAACGACGTCGCAGGTGACGGCACCACCACCGCCACCGTGCTCGCCCAGGCCATGGTCCACGCCGGCCTGCGCGCCGTGACCGCCGGCATCAACCCGGTCGGCCTCAAGCGCGGCATCGACAAGGCCGTTGAGGCCGTCGTCGAGCGCCTGCGTGAGAACGCCCGCGTGGTCGACACCACCGCCGACATGGCGTCGGTCGCCACCATCTCCTCGCGTGACGAGCAGATCGGCGAGCTCATCGCCGAGGCGTTCGACAAGGTCGGCAAGGACGGCGTCATCACCGTCGACGAGTCGCAGACCTTCGGCACCGAGCTGGAGTTCACCGAGGGCATGCAGTTCGACAAGGGCTACCTGTCGCCGTACATGGTCACTGACACGGACCGCATGGAAGCCGTGCTGGATGATCCGTACATCCTGATCAACAGCGGCAAGATCTCGTCGATGAACGAGCTGCTCCCGCTGCTGGAGAAGGTCATCGCCGCCAAGGGCACGCTGTTCATCGTGGCTGAGGACGTCGACGGCGAAGCGCTCTCGACCCTCGTGGTCAACAAGATCCGCGGCACCTTCACCTCCGTGGCCGTCAAGGCCCCGGCCTTCGGTGACCGCCGCAAGGCCATGCTCGAAGACATCGCCATCCTCACCGGTGGCCAGGTCGTCGCGCCCGAGGTCGGCCTCAAGCTCGACCAGGTTGGCCTCGAGGTGCTCGGCCGCGCCCGCCGCATCGTCGTCACCAAGGACGCCACCACCATCGTCGATGGCGCTGGCGAATCCTCCGAGGTCGACGGCCGCGTGGCCCAGCTGCGCGCCGAGATCGAGCGCACGGATTCCGACTGGGACCGCGAGAAGCTGCAGGAGCGGGTCGCCAAGCTCGCCGGTGGCGTGTGCGTGATCCAGGTCGGCGCCGCCACCGAGGTGGAGCTCAAGGAGAAGAAGCACCGCATCGAGGACGCCGTCTCGGCCACCCGTGCGGCCATCGAGGAGGGCATCGTCGCCGGTGGCGGCTCCGCCCTCATCCACGCCGGCGCGGTGCTCGCTGACGGCCTCGGCCTCGAAGGCGACGAGCTCGCCGGCGTGAACGTCGTGGCCAAGTCGCTCGCCGAGCCGCTGCGCTGGATCGCTGAGAACGGTGGCGAAGCAGGCTACGTCATCACCTCCAAGGTTGCCGAGATGGAGGTCGGTCACGGCTACAACGCCAAGATCGGCGAGTACCAGGATCTCGTTGCCAACGGCGTGATCGACCCGGTCAAGGTCACGCGCTCCGCGCTGGCCAACGCCGCGTCCATCGCGTCGCTGCTGCTCACCACGGAAACCCTCGTCGTCGACAAGCGCGAAGACGAAGACGCCTGA
- a CDS encoding (deoxy)nucleoside triphosphate pyrophosphohydrolase produces the protein MVGAVSVRDGRILAARRSDSMSLPGLWEFPGGKIEPGETPQETLRREIDEELGCTVEVGDFLTRTEYHYTFGLVDLSTYWCRIVDGEPAPTEHSELRWVDAHELTELEWAPADVPAVELIFAARGQWS, from the coding sequence GTGGTTGGCGCGGTTTCGGTGCGGGACGGACGCATTCTGGCGGCCCGCCGGAGCGACTCCATGTCACTGCCCGGGCTCTGGGAGTTCCCCGGTGGGAAGATCGAGCCCGGCGAGACGCCGCAGGAGACGCTGCGCCGCGAGATCGACGAGGAGCTGGGCTGCACCGTCGAGGTGGGCGACTTCCTCACCCGCACCGAATACCACTACACGTTCGGGCTCGTGGACCTGAGCACCTACTGGTGCCGGATCGTCGACGGTGAACCTGCGCCGACTGAGCACTCCGAGCTGCGCTGGGTGGACGCCCATGAGCTGACGGAGCTGGAGTGGGCACCGGCTGACGTCCCGGCCGTCGAACTGATCTTCGCGGCCCGCGGGCAATGGAGCTGA
- a CDS encoding DUF3427 domain-containing protein: MELTAGFGRDLTFGFVDRTQTSPRLHQPRLIVNEGRDTMLRTIRHELRRAESFVFSVAFVTPGAIAALRQALLDFPGAGTIVTSTYLGFNSPAAFDELLNLPRIEVLLLDGASEGFHAKGYVFRQEHSSTAIVGSSNLTESALLRNHEWNLRFSALADGDIVHQLEAAVDRQRARAVPLTRAWVEAYRKSWRPPAAPSAPHQSPEAGAGAAGMVVANSMQVEALAEIDLVRARGEKRGLVVSATGTGKTILAALDVRTAQPQRMLFVVHREQILDKAIAEFRRVLGAPARDFGKLAGGRREVDRRYVFATVQSLSNALGDIAPDAFDYVLIDEVHRAGAESYRRIIEHLSPAFLLGMTATPERTDGFNIFELFHYNVAYEIRLQKALEADMLAPFHYYGVTDYVTGDGEVIDDTTSLARLVDRERVDHVLAAVERYGQAGIPVRGLIFCSRNEEARQLSQVLNGRTLRGRRLRTMSLSGTDSVRAREDAVARLERGELDYLLTVDIFNEGVDIPAINQVVMLRQTQSAIVFTQQLGRGLRKAAGKDYLVVIDLIGNYANNYLVPVALFGDSSLSKDSVRQNLIEAEEAGSIAGLSSVNFDAIARDHVFKAIAQVKLDSMVALKKAYTEMRNRVGGEPKLLDFARFDTADPVVLGTKEKNYWQLSAKFANVQGPTPRQTRLLNLLTVELLNGKRPHELVVLRALLEEGRLTGADIVERLRARDCTSTPEVVRSAVSLLTLGFFPAKTKPSYHPLAVESDGGLELSPEFRDEWANTDFRAQATDVIDTGLFLARHRHGWAQTLRPGGRYSRKDACRLLNFRGDETATLYGYKVDEFSRTCPIFVTYHKGAEVESSVAYGDEFLDESTMRWFTRSRLHLGSREVRRIVEHSVDLHLFVKRDDAEGRDFVYLGTVSPHNARQETMPTDDRLSVVTMHLRLDEPVERGLYDYLTAGPAPAQATVADLGWREAALDLPLFAHPGTAQTDKVVP; this comes from the coding sequence ATGGAGCTGACAGCGGGCTTTGGCCGCGACCTGACGTTCGGTTTCGTCGACCGCACGCAGACATCACCCCGCCTCCACCAGCCCCGGCTGATCGTGAACGAAGGCCGAGACACCATGCTGCGGACGATCCGCCACGAGCTGCGCCGCGCCGAGAGCTTCGTGTTCTCCGTCGCTTTCGTCACGCCGGGCGCGATCGCCGCGCTGAGACAGGCGCTGCTCGACTTCCCGGGCGCGGGCACCATCGTCACCTCGACGTACCTGGGCTTCAACTCGCCGGCCGCCTTCGACGAACTGCTCAACCTGCCGCGCATCGAAGTGTTGCTGCTGGACGGCGCCTCGGAGGGATTCCACGCGAAGGGCTATGTGTTCCGTCAGGAGCACAGCTCGACGGCCATCGTGGGCAGCTCGAACCTCACCGAGTCAGCCCTGCTGCGCAACCACGAGTGGAACCTGCGCTTCTCAGCGTTGGCGGACGGTGACATCGTGCACCAGCTCGAAGCCGCCGTCGACAGGCAGCGTGCCCGGGCGGTGCCCCTCACCCGCGCCTGGGTGGAGGCCTACCGCAAGTCCTGGCGACCGCCGGCCGCTCCGAGCGCCCCGCACCAGAGCCCGGAGGCGGGGGCCGGCGCGGCCGGCATGGTCGTCGCCAACTCCATGCAGGTGGAGGCGTTGGCCGAGATCGACCTGGTGCGGGCCCGGGGGGAGAAGCGCGGCCTCGTCGTGTCCGCCACCGGCACCGGCAAGACCATCCTCGCGGCCCTCGACGTGCGAACGGCTCAACCGCAACGCATGCTGTTCGTGGTGCACCGGGAACAGATCCTGGACAAGGCCATCGCTGAGTTCCGCCGGGTCCTCGGGGCCCCCGCCAGAGACTTCGGCAAGTTGGCGGGTGGCCGCCGCGAGGTGGATCGCCGCTACGTGTTCGCCACCGTCCAGTCGCTGTCCAACGCCCTGGGCGACATCGCACCGGACGCCTTCGACTACGTCCTCATCGACGAGGTGCACCGGGCCGGAGCCGAGAGTTACCGCCGCATCATCGAGCATCTCAGCCCGGCCTTCCTCCTGGGCATGACCGCCACCCCGGAGCGCACCGACGGGTTCAACATCTTCGAGCTGTTCCACTACAACGTGGCCTACGAGATCCGGCTGCAGAAGGCGCTGGAGGCCGACATGCTGGCCCCCTTCCACTACTACGGGGTCACCGACTATGTCACCGGCGACGGTGAGGTCATCGACGACACGACGAGCCTCGCCCGCCTGGTGGACCGTGAACGCGTCGACCATGTGCTCGCCGCGGTGGAGCGCTACGGGCAGGCGGGGATCCCGGTACGCGGCCTCATCTTCTGCTCCCGCAACGAGGAGGCCAGACAGCTGTCCCAGGTCCTCAACGGGCGCACCCTGCGAGGCCGCAGACTGCGCACGATGTCCCTGTCCGGCACGGACTCGGTGCGGGCCAGAGAGGACGCGGTCGCACGGTTGGAACGGGGCGAACTCGACTACCTCCTCACCGTCGACATCTTCAACGAGGGCGTCGACATCCCTGCCATCAATCAGGTGGTGATGCTGCGCCAGACCCAGTCGGCCATCGTGTTCACCCAGCAACTTGGTCGTGGCCTGCGCAAGGCCGCCGGCAAGGACTACCTCGTCGTAATCGATCTCATCGGCAATTACGCCAACAACTACCTGGTACCGGTGGCGTTGTTCGGCGACTCCAGCCTGTCGAAGGATTCGGTGCGGCAGAATCTCATCGAGGCCGAGGAGGCCGGCTCGATCGCCGGGCTGTCCAGCGTCAACTTCGACGCCATCGCCCGCGACCATGTCTTCAAGGCCATCGCCCAGGTCAAGCTTGATTCGATGGTGGCGCTGAAGAAGGCCTACACAGAGATGCGCAACAGGGTCGGGGGAGAGCCGAAGCTCCTGGACTTCGCGCGGTTCGACACTGCGGATCCGGTGGTGCTGGGCACCAAGGAGAAGAACTACTGGCAGCTGTCGGCCAAGTTCGCCAACGTGCAAGGCCCCACGCCCCGCCAGACCAGACTGCTCAATCTGCTCACGGTGGAGCTGCTCAATGGGAAGCGGCCGCACGAACTCGTGGTGCTCCGGGCGCTGCTGGAGGAGGGCCGGCTCACCGGGGCCGACATCGTCGAGCGCTTGCGCGCACGAGACTGCACCAGCACGCCCGAGGTGGTGCGGAGCGCCGTCAGCCTGTTGACTCTCGGGTTCTTCCCGGCGAAGACGAAGCCCAGCTACCATCCGCTCGCGGTCGAGAGCGACGGCGGACTGGAACTGAGCCCCGAATTCCGCGACGAATGGGCCAACACCGATTTCCGGGCGCAGGCCACCGACGTCATCGACACCGGCCTCTTCCTCGCCCGTCACCGGCACGGCTGGGCGCAGACGCTGCGCCCTGGCGGGCGCTACTCGCGCAAGGACGCCTGCCGGCTGCTCAACTTCCGCGGCGACGAGACGGCCACGCTCTACGGCTACAAGGTGGACGAGTTCTCCCGCACCTGCCCCATCTTCGTGACCTACCACAAGGGCGCCGAGGTGGAGTCCTCAGTGGCCTACGGCGACGAGTTCCTCGACGAATCCACGATGCGGTGGTTCACCCGCAGCAGGCTGCATCTCGGCAGCCGGGAGGTGCGTCGCATCGTCGAGCACAGCGTGGACCTGCACCTGTTCGTCAAGCGTGACGACGCCGAGGGTCGCGACTTCGTGTATCTCGGCACCGTGAGCCCGCACAACGCGCGGCAGGAGACGATGCCCACGGACGACCGGTTGTCCGTCGTCACGATGCACCTGCGTCTCGACGAGCCGGTGGAACGCGGACTCTACGACTACCTCACGGCCGGCCCGGCCCCCGCCCAGGCGACAGTGGCAGATCTGGGTTGGCGGGAGGCAGCGCTTGACCTGCCGCTATTCGCTCATCCTGGAACCGCGCAAACGGACAAGGTAGTGCCATAA
- a CDS encoding GntR family transcriptional regulator: MTTTRDDNLGQTQRSLAERARDVIRDRITTGAYQPGYRIKERDLSEELGISRIPVREALAGLSTEGFITLQPRRGAVVTELVPEDLREIFELREALEVQEVELALKHGSEAERARLLRVVEKEQSALKSGNRDLVRRYNAEFHEVLVQMTHNSLMASMLEPLRNRLNWLFKQNDDPAAICGEHFEIAQAIVSGDRAKARALAEVHVGTSLRLAHTLLFGDTEA; encoded by the coding sequence ATGACCACCACGCGCGACGACAATCTCGGCCAGACGCAACGCTCCCTGGCCGAGCGTGCGCGCGACGTCATCCGCGACCGCATCACCACCGGCGCCTACCAGCCCGGGTACCGGATCAAGGAGCGCGACCTCTCCGAGGAGCTGGGCATTTCGCGCATCCCGGTGCGCGAGGCGCTGGCCGGGCTGTCGACGGAGGGCTTCATCACCCTGCAGCCCCGCCGCGGCGCGGTGGTCACCGAACTGGTCCCGGAGGACCTGCGGGAGATCTTCGAGCTGCGCGAGGCCCTCGAGGTGCAGGAGGTCGAGCTCGCACTCAAGCACGGCAGCGAAGCGGAACGCGCCCGGCTGCTGCGCGTCGTCGAGAAGGAACAGTCCGCCCTGAAATCTGGAAACCGCGACCTGGTGCGCCGGTACAACGCGGAGTTCCACGAGGTGCTGGTCCAGATGACGCACAACTCGCTCATGGCGTCGATGCTGGAACCGCTGCGCAACCGGTTGAACTGGTTGTTCAAGCAGAATGACGACCCGGCCGCCATCTGCGGCGAGCACTTCGAGATCGCCCAGGCCATCGTGTCGGGGGACAGGGCCAAGGCGCGGGCGCTCGCCGAAGTGCATGTGGGGACCTCACTGCGGCTCGCCCACACGCTCCTCTTCGGCGACACAGAAGCCTGA
- a CDS encoding carbamate kinase, producing MRILVALGGNAMTGPGESVRADHQIAAVEAAAEQIAALAHDGHQVLISHGNGPQVGNILAKNDLAAYVLTPVPLDWCVANTQGSIGFILLNALDRALAHRQIDMLPAVVVTRALVAADDPAFDKPTKPVGRYVDEATAERLSHFGQMLSEIEPGRWRRLVPSPEPIEILDAPAIDALLKAGLLVVAGGGGGIPVTRDAEGVLHGVEAVIDKDLASVLLARRLGADALVLATNVDNAWVNWGKDNAAPLGEVSLEEIRRHEAEGQFGAGSMGPKVAAIRRFVEQGGPMGVITALDKIGAALEGKAGTVLRS from the coding sequence ATGAGGATCTTGGTAGCCCTGGGGGGCAACGCAATGACCGGCCCCGGAGAATCGGTCCGGGCCGATCACCAGATCGCTGCCGTCGAGGCGGCGGCGGAACAGATCGCAGCTCTGGCCCACGACGGCCACCAGGTGCTGATCTCCCACGGAAACGGCCCGCAGGTGGGCAACATCCTGGCCAAGAACGACCTGGCCGCCTACGTGCTGACTCCGGTCCCCCTGGACTGGTGTGTCGCCAATACGCAGGGCTCGATCGGCTTCATCCTGCTCAACGCCCTGGACCGTGCACTGGCGCACCGTCAGATCGACATGTTGCCCGCCGTCGTCGTCACCCGTGCGCTCGTCGCTGCGGATGACCCGGCGTTCGACAAGCCCACCAAGCCCGTCGGGCGTTACGTGGACGAAGCGACGGCAGAGCGCCTGAGCCACTTCGGCCAGATGCTCAGCGAGATCGAGCCCGGACGCTGGCGCCGGCTCGTGCCCAGCCCCGAACCGATCGAGATCCTCGACGCCCCGGCGATCGACGCGCTGCTGAAGGCCGGCCTGCTCGTCGTGGCCGGCGGCGGTGGCGGAATCCCCGTCACACGCGACGCCGAAGGCGTGCTGCACGGCGTTGAGGCCGTCATCGACAAGGACCTGGCCAGCGTGCTGCTGGCCCGCCGGCTGGGCGCCGATGCCCTCGTGCTGGCCACCAACGTGGACAACGCATGGGTCAACTGGGGCAAGGACAACGCGGCCCCGCTCGGTGAGGTGAGCCTGGAGGAGATCCGCCGCCACGAGGCCGAGGGGCAGTTCGGCGCCGGTTCCATGGGCCCGAAGGTCGCGGCGATCCGCCGCTTCGTCGAACAGGGTGGGCCCATGGGCGTCATCACCGCGCTGGACAAGATCGGCGCTGCCCTCGAGGGCAAGGCCGGAACCGTCCTCCGCTCCTGA
- a CDS encoding ankyrin repeat domain-containing protein produces MTHTAWPDMVAGAAADEVRAQLAGGADPNATATGAQARSSAVLIAASAGNTEALEVLIEAGADINAQNRISLNPFLWACINNDLTLARRMVEAGTDLELVTRFGGVGIHPCAEKGFVELTRFLAEETDVNVNHTNICGWTPLLEAIILRDGGPAQQEIVKILLDADADPKMVDQWGVTPLQHAEKMGFTEIAELLVAAGA; encoded by the coding sequence ATGACTCACACCGCATGGCCGGACATGGTGGCCGGTGCCGCCGCCGACGAGGTTCGCGCACAGCTCGCAGGCGGGGCTGACCCCAACGCGACGGCGACCGGAGCGCAGGCCCGTTCCTCCGCGGTGTTGATCGCGGCGAGCGCAGGCAACACCGAGGCGCTCGAGGTGCTGATCGAGGCCGGGGCCGATATCAACGCCCAGAACCGCATCTCCCTCAACCCGTTTCTGTGGGCCTGCATCAACAACGACCTGACCTTGGCGCGCCGGATGGTGGAGGCCGGCACCGACCTCGAGCTGGTCACCCGGTTCGGGGGAGTGGGCATCCACCCCTGCGCGGAGAAGGGGTTCGTGGAACTCACACGCTTCCTGGCCGAGGAGACCGACGTCAACGTCAACCACACCAACATCTGTGGCTGGACACCGCTCCTCGAGGCGATCATTCTCCGCGACGGGGGTCCCGCGCAGCAGGAGATCGTGAAGATCCTCCTCGACGCCGACGCGGACCCGAAGATGGTCGACCAGTGGGGCGTCACCCCGCTGCAGCACGCCGAGAAGATGGGCTTCACCGAGATCGCCGAGCTCCTCGTAGCAGCAGGCGCCTGA
- a CDS encoding DUF2877 domain-containing protein, protein MTVMRALVADREFTSWAANRPRARVHSVFARTVNMIDASGLWTLAAATVPVGPRTAVLDMPSAATLKLAVGDEVDLASVDLRNATTWNPARWPLRITRSAVEVVRAHLPVTNATDPFERAAEGRIATHAVRLQTAVSGGDFTTTKIAAGGLIGLGPGLTPAGDDLLAGFIIGCHVTGRDAALRWLRSAVAEHAAATNDISLTMLTAALDGRATSVLHHLVDALGAGDTDRLVAATNQCLAVGHTSGLHIVGGLVAALELTERGHR, encoded by the coding sequence ATGACCGTGATGAGGGCGCTCGTGGCTGACCGGGAGTTCACCTCCTGGGCCGCCAACCGCCCGCGTGCGCGAGTCCACTCGGTCTTCGCGCGCACCGTCAACATGATCGACGCCTCCGGCCTCTGGACCCTCGCAGCCGCGACGGTGCCGGTGGGGCCGCGCACCGCTGTACTGGACATGCCGTCGGCAGCAACACTCAAGCTCGCCGTCGGAGATGAGGTGGATCTCGCCTCCGTCGACCTCAGGAACGCCACCACCTGGAATCCCGCCCGCTGGCCGTTGCGGATCACGCGCAGCGCGGTCGAGGTGGTGCGGGCGCACCTGCCCGTCACCAACGCGACGGACCCGTTCGAGCGCGCGGCAGAGGGGCGGATCGCCACGCACGCGGTGCGACTCCAGACCGCGGTGAGCGGCGGCGACTTCACCACCACCAAGATCGCCGCAGGGGGCCTCATCGGCCTCGGCCCCGGTCTCACCCCGGCCGGTGACGACCTCCTCGCGGGCTTCATCATCGGCTGCCACGTCACGGGTCGCGACGCAGCCCTGCGATGGCTGCGCTCCGCCGTCGCGGAGCACGCCGCGGCCACCAACGACATCAGCCTCACGATGCTGACGGCGGCCCTCGACGGCCGCGCGACCAGCGTCCTCCACCACCTCGTCGATGCGCTCGGCGCAGGCGACACCGACCGCCTCGTCGCGGCCACCAACCAATGCCTCGCGGTCGGGCACACCTCAGGACTGCACATTGTGGGCGGACTCGTCGCCGCCCTGGAACTCACTGAAAGAGGTCATCGATGA
- the fdrA gene encoding acyl-CoA synthetase FdrA, with product MTTTTTLIKKNTYIDSVSLMSVSTKANALPGVQQAFTAMGTPMNKEVLEGLGLLSGEVAEATPGDLILIAITDDGVDTDEVMGQVQELLVRKPRGDEESEITYRTLKGAAGGRKDANLAVISVNGAFAANQAHAALDAGLSVLMFSDNVSIEDELSLKRKAHDRGLLMMGPDCGTAILGGVGLCFANEVRRGHIGIVGASGTGSQEMSVRLHAFGGGISHLIGTGGRDLSEEIGGIMMLDGIAALDADPGTDVLVVVSKPPAHSVASKVIDALAASKKPAVVCFLGAPQELLDEAEDKGVKAFNRTKPAVIAALEASGVDTSTMNLHPLNWPLIEEVRGKLAPEQRYIRGIFAGGTLCDEAMFLALEDFDDVYSNLRSGEFHLGAGDTSKGHTFLDFGSDEFTNGKPHPMIDPSNRIQRFLEEAADPETGVIVLDFVLGYGANPDPVGVMLPAIKQAKQQAAAEGRHLEVLAFVLGTEGDPQDFDSQVNQLTDAGVTWASSSTNTGLLAREFVKKGNN from the coding sequence ATGACGACAACAACGACGCTCATCAAGAAGAACACCTACATCGACTCGGTCTCACTCATGTCGGTCTCGACGAAGGCCAACGCGCTGCCGGGTGTGCAGCAGGCCTTCACCGCCATGGGCACCCCCATGAACAAGGAGGTGCTGGAGGGTCTCGGCCTGCTGAGCGGGGAGGTCGCCGAAGCCACTCCCGGTGACCTCATCCTCATCGCCATCACCGACGACGGCGTCGACACCGATGAGGTCATGGGCCAGGTCCAGGAACTCCTCGTCCGCAAACCCCGCGGCGACGAGGAATCCGAGATCACCTACCGCACCCTCAAGGGCGCCGCCGGTGGCCGCAAGGACGCTAATCTCGCAGTGATCTCCGTGAACGGCGCGTTCGCCGCGAACCAGGCGCACGCGGCGCTCGACGCCGGGCTCAGCGTGCTGATGTTCTCCGACAACGTCTCCATCGAGGACGAACTGTCCCTCAAGCGCAAGGCGCACGACAGGGGCCTGCTCATGATGGGACCGGACTGTGGCACCGCCATCCTCGGCGGCGTCGGTCTCTGCTTCGCCAACGAGGTACGTCGCGGGCACATCGGCATCGTCGGTGCCTCCGGCACCGGCAGCCAGGAGATGAGCGTGCGCCTGCACGCCTTCGGCGGCGGCATCAGCCACCTCATCGGCACCGGCGGCCGCGACCTCTCCGAGGAGATCGGCGGCATCATGATGCTCGACGGCATCGCCGCGCTGGACGCGGACCCGGGCACCGACGTGCTCGTCGTCGTGTCCAAGCCGCCGGCACACTCCGTGGCGAGCAAGGTCATCGACGCGCTCGCCGCCTCGAAGAAGCCCGCCGTCGTGTGCTTCCTCGGCGCCCCACAGGAACTCCTGGACGAGGCCGAGGACAAGGGCGTCAAGGCGTTCAACCGCACCAAGCCCGCCGTCATCGCCGCCCTCGAGGCCAGCGGCGTCGACACCAGCACCATGAACCTCCACCCCCTCAACTGGCCCCTCATCGAGGAGGTCCGCGGCAAGCTCGCTCCCGAGCAGCGCTACATCCGCGGCATCTTCGCCGGGGGCACGCTCTGCGACGAGGCCATGTTCCTCGCTCTGGAGGACTTCGACGACGTCTACTCCAACCTGCGCTCCGGTGAGTTCCACCTCGGGGCCGGCGACACGTCGAAGGGCCACACCTTCCTCGACTTCGGCTCGGACGAGTTCACCAACGGCAAGCCGCACCCCATGATCGATCCGTCCAACCGTATCCAGCGCTTCCTGGAGGAGGCCGCTGACCCGGAGACCGGCGTCATCGTGCTCGACTTCGTCCTGGGCTACGGCGCCAACCCCGACCCCGTCGGCGTGATGCTGCCCGCCATCAAGCAGGCCAAGCAGCAGGCTGCCGCTGAAGGGCGCCACCTCGAGGTCCTCGCCTTCGTGCTCGGCACCGAGGGCGACCCACAGGACTTCGACTCGCAGGTCAACCAGCTCACGGACGCGGGCGTCACGTGGGCATCGTCTTCCACCAACACCGGGCTCCTCGCCCGCGAATTCGTCAAGAAGGGCAACAACTGA